Genomic DNA from Peribacillus simplex:
CTGATAAATTGCCAGGAGTGGGACCAATAAAGCTTCGGCAATTAAAGGGCTTGTTACTGGAGAAAGCCAAAACAGTTTTCATCGAAAATATTGAATCCGAACCAGAAAAGCGGAAGGTGTACTACGGCGAATTTCGTCGCACTGGAAAAGACGCTGAATAGATGTGCTGTTCACAAACTGGCGGCCTGTTTATGAAAGATCATTGTTTTCTTGGTGAATTTGTTTTAAAAAATGAGTTCAAAACTAACTAGCTACTGTTTTATATGTATTAAAAAAGGCTGCCTCAGCAACCTCCAATCCGTTTTATTTATCATTATCTAAATCATCATCAAGAAAAGACCTTTTATCTTCTATAACTCCATACTTTTTTTCAAGAATTTGACCGATATTTGAATTATTAATTCCTTTTCTTACTGCTTTTTCAATAACTATATAGAGAATGAATAACCCAACAACAAAAAATATAATTTCCTTCACTAAAAATCCCCCAAACAGCATGCCATTATTCCCCTTTATTTTACCATAAAATCCACAGTTCCTTGTTGAAGTAACCGTTTGTTGCATAAAAAAAGGAGCTGCTGAACAACTCCTTGAAATGAATAATAGCCCACCCACAGACAGGCTAACCGGTATAAACACTTTCACACGTACCAGGTTTTGGTTCATAATAACAATGATTTTTAAATTGACCAGCAAAAGGTTGATCGTACCATGTTGGAGGGCATGGAGCATATGGATTAAAATACCAAAGGGCATATTTCCCTGGGTGTTGTCTCCAATATTCCAGATTCTGTTTTGCTAATCTTTTTTCAGCATTTCTCGCTCTTTGGTAAAATACATTACCTTTTTGAACAGCTTCAAAAGAGTAATTTCCTCCTTGTACTTGATAAATGACTTGTGGAATGGTTCGTAAATCTTTAAAGTCCAAACAATTTGCTTTAAGACGATTAACAATTACATTTCCAACATATAACATTCCTTGTAATCCTTCACCTTCGGCTTCAGCTCTCATCATCCTTGCCATTAAGTCAACGTCTGAACTTCGGTAACTTACTCTTGCCATTTTTTCACCCCAAAAATATCGTATGAAAAAGAGCCTGCATTAATGCCATGGTTCATAAAATAAGAATGCTTAGCTTTTATAGCATCCAGTTTTTAAACAAACAAGACGAAAACTTAAGGACAGCTTAATCACAGGAAAATTGACCCTTCGGATAGGAACGAACGGCCAGCGGTACATTTTATAGTAATTTTGGGTGGATTGGCATTGTCATCATGATCGCTGTTCTTTCAACAATATCACTCTTGATTTCAATTAGTTTAGGAGCGATTTCTTCACGAAAAATAAAGTTCTTGAAAGTTCAATAAAGCAAATTTATTGTAATGTCCTAATAGTTGCTCCCAACAATGAGAAGATTTTTGTTTGGAGTTTTTTTGTATACATAAAATTTTTCAATTGACTTTTTGAAAAAAATAAAATAAAATTCAAAGTACTTGATTTGAACCACTCTAATTAGAGTACTCAAAATTAAGTAATATACTTAAATCAAAAGGATGGATTCAACATATGAAATTTACTGCATTCTTAAAAACAAGAGGTGCAACGGCAGCAATCTTTATGGGGATTTTCTATGCAGTTGCCATGCTAGGCATCTTCTTGCCTGGGTATACAGCCATACCAGGAAATGTCGATAAATTACCTATCGCCATCATCAATGATGATGCTGGTGAAAGTGGTGCGATGATTGCCGATCAGTTAGAAGAAAATTTACCCTTTAAAGAAATAGAGACGGATATAACCAATAAACAAGCCTTAAAAGATTTAGAGAAAAATGACTTAGCATTAGTCGTACACATCCCGAAAACGTTCTCTGAAAATATGCAAAAAGGTGAAGCGTCATCAAGCATTGACTTTACAATCAATGAGGCAGGGGCAACAGCCGTTTCTTCTACCATGAATTCTGTCGTAACTGAAATTAACAATCAGTTAAGCACGCAATTCTCACAACAAACGGCCCAGGGCGTATTGATGAACTTTAATGTACCAGAAAAGCAAGCCGCTGAATTAGCGGAAAAGATTGAGAAATCCTATGTAGGAAATGTAGTTACAATCAACGAAATACCAGATGGCATGAATCATAATATGCTGCCCATGTTCTTGACAATGGCTGGTTATGTCGGGGCGATGATCGGGGCGATGCAAATAGTAGGTGCATTTAGGGCCAGCCGGGGAAAAGCAAGTAAAACACGTTTATTCATTTATGTGCAAATGGCTGCGTTATTGATTGCAGTGGTTTCATCACTCATCGCTGTAGGTGTAGCGTATTTAATTGATAAGCCAAGCGGTGACCTATTCTTCGGTATAGTAGGTCAACAAATACTGAACTATATGGTTTGTTTTAACTTCACTGCGATTTTAATCTTCTTATTGGGTGAAGGCGGCATGATTTTAAACTTACCGATTTTATTAATGCAAACAATAGCGAATGGTGCCACCATCTCACGTGATATGATGCATTTACCATATGAATGGATGAGCCACATTTCCCCGATGTATTACTCGGTGCAAGCGTACTTTGCCAACCTGTATGGCAGCATCAGTCCAAGTCCGTATATTTGGTCAATGGCTGCGGTTGGTGCCGCTGCGATGGTAATTAATATGGCTATTGTCGCGTTTATACAAAAACCGATGCCAAAAGAGGTTTCTGAAACAGAAGTTGAAAAGAAAGCGGCTGAAATCACAGCTTAAGTTTTGCTACAATAAGGAGATGATACTTCTTAAAGGAGCGTAGAAAATGTCCATTCAAATTTTTATATTGAGCAAGCTGATGGAAGATAAAAATTATC
This window encodes:
- a CDS encoding cell wall hydrolase, whose amino-acid sequence is MARVSYRSSDVDLMARMMRAEAEGEGLQGMLYVGNVIVNRLKANCLDFKDLRTIPQVIYQVQGGNYSFEAVQKGNVFYQRARNAEKRLAKQNLEYWRQHPGKYALWYFNPYAPCPPTWYDQPFAGQFKNHCYYEPKPGTCESVYTG
- a CDS encoding YhgE/Pip domain-containing protein: MKFTAFLKTRGATAAIFMGIFYAVAMLGIFLPGYTAIPGNVDKLPIAIINDDAGESGAMIADQLEENLPFKEIETDITNKQALKDLEKNDLALVVHIPKTFSENMQKGEASSSIDFTINEAGATAVSSTMNSVVTEINNQLSTQFSQQTAQGVLMNFNVPEKQAAELAEKIEKSYVGNVVTINEIPDGMNHNMLPMFLTMAGYVGAMIGAMQIVGAFRASRGKASKTRLFIYVQMAALLIAVVSSLIAVGVAYLIDKPSGDLFFGIVGQQILNYMVCFNFTAILIFLLGEGGMILNLPILLMQTIANGATISRDMMHLPYEWMSHISPMYYSVQAYFANLYGSISPSPYIWSMAAVGAAAMVINMAIVAFIQKPMPKEVSETEVEKKAAEITA